The following proteins come from a genomic window of Nicotiana tomentosiformis chromosome 12, ASM39032v3, whole genome shotgun sequence:
- the LOC108944081 gene encoding uncharacterized protein — protein sequence MAKEIKKLTLAKVQNESQTSCDFCGLGHPTHECQASAEEVNALGNFNRGKILRQLEGELGVIKSIQVSLQPVDQTTNLHEGIIEDILVWVDKFVFPVDFIVVDMEVNKEVPLILGRPFLCAGKAILDIYEGQLMLRMGNEKVVFQMKRMMKYPSDDASANSCFKLDVVGELAERYNFDKLVGDTLERCITQSSTVDDEDPEIKKEVEALETEDQVVYEEELKEEASKPNVELKVLPTHLKYALFETNNFHVIISADLTGAQERKMVEL from the exons ATGGCCAAGGAGATAAAAAAGCTGACATTGGCCAAGGTACAGAATGAGTCGCAAACATCATGTGACTTTTGTGGATTGGGACACCCTACACATGAGTGTCAAGCATCAGCTGAGGAAGTCAACGCATTAGGGAACTTTAATAGAGGAAAAATACTAAG ACAGTTAGAAGGTGAGCTTGGAGTGATTAAATCAATACAAGTATCCCTACAACCAGTTGACCAGACCACCAATTTACATGAGGGAATCATTGAGGATATTCTAGTGTGGGTGGACAAGTTTGTGTTCCCCGTAGACTTTATTGTGGTGGATATGGAGGTGAATAAGGAGGTGCCTCTAATTCTAGGGAGGCCATTCTTATGTGCAGGCAAAGCTATCCTTGATATCTATGAAGGGCAGCTTATGCTCAGAATGGGTAatgaaaaagtggtgttccagatgaagaggatgatgaaataCCCTAGTGATGACGCGTCCGCCAACTCGTGCTTCAAGCTGGATGTTGTTGGAGAATTGGCTGAAAGATACAATTTTGACAAGCTTGTGGGGGATACTCTAGAGAGGTGTATTACTCAGTCTAGCACAGTGGATGATGAAGATCCTGAAATAAAGAAAGAGGTTGAAGCTCTTGAAACTGAGGATCAAGTGGTATATGAGGAGGAACTAAAAGAGGAGGCTTCTAAGCCTAATGTGGAATTGAAAGTCCTCCCCACTCACTTAAAATATGCTTTGTTTGAAACTAACAATTTTCatgtgattatttctgctgacttGACAGGTGCACAGGAGCGAAAAATGGTGGAGCTGTAG